Proteins encoded in a region of the Candidatus Bathyarchaeota archaeon genome:
- a CDS encoding phosphopantetheine adenylyltransferase, translated as MIKYGKVAVGGTFDQLHRGHKALLDKAFEVGEKVVIGLTSDEFVAKMAKPHRTAPYVERLRALKAYLAKRGLAERAEIVALNDPLGLTVSGKGLEAIVVSEETAKIAQSINQKRLAAGLVPLEIVTVAMVPAENHTPISTTRIRSGEINRNGRLLKQTG; from the coding sequence ATGATAAAATATGGGAAAGTCGCGGTCGGCGGAACCTTCGATCAACTTCACAGAGGACACAAAGCCCTATTAGATAAAGCCTTTGAGGTCGGCGAAAAAGTCGTCATAGGCTTAACCTCCGATGAATTTGTCGCTAAAATGGCTAAACCCCACAGAACCGCCCCTTACGTTGAGCGGCTTAGAGCCCTTAAAGCCTACCTTGCAAAGAGGGGACTGGCAGAACGCGCAGAAATCGTCGCACTAAATGATCCTTTGGGTTTAACAGTTTCAGGCAAGGGCTTAGAAGCCATAGTGGTGAGTGAAGAAACAGCCAAAATTGCCCAGTCAATCAACCAAAAACGCCTTGCCGCCGGGTTGGTGCCGCTGGAGATAGTAACCGTGGCTATGGTCCCCGCCGAGAACCACACACCCATATCGACCACGCGGATTCGCAGCGGAGAAATCAACCGCAATGGACGCCTGCTAAAGCAAACAGGCTAA
- a CDS encoding ribbon-helix-helix domain-containing protein, translating into MLEIVNVRLPGKVISDLDKLAKKHSLTRSEVLRQALTIYLHLTENVGTMLRPIVFQVKPAQISYTRRGDVSILKMPTGHAIVAGSTSMGSVGPKVMDKVKVDGRVLGKFLARVALMDVTATGAFPLLLSVTLGVEKEPTGNEIIEGISREARGIGLDPNQVLMEKTEDNFEAVQTGAGLTVVGLANEDELRLGKTLPGDLIVAIGRPKVGDEVVAAEAHGEIADLRNVTQLAQRKYVHDIAPVGGFGIAGEAKMMAYGVGRQLRMLEVPGLDLEKSAGPATVVLVTIDEKRLEDLRALIPKPINVVAEIL; encoded by the coding sequence ATGTTGGAAATCGTAAACGTACGTTTACCCGGCAAAGTCATCTCAGACCTAGATAAACTTGCCAAAAAACACAGCTTAACCCGCTCTGAAGTTCTCCGCCAAGCCCTAACCATCTACCTGCACTTAACCGAAAACGTCGGCACAATGCTTCGACCCATCGTCTTCCAAGTTAAACCCGCACAGATCAGCTACACCCGACGCGGAGACGTATCCATACTAAAGATGCCAACGGGACACGCCATCGTCGCTGGCTCCACCTCCATGGGGTCAGTGGGGCCAAAAGTCATGGATAAAGTAAAAGTGGACGGTCGGGTGCTGGGAAAGTTCCTGGCGAGGGTCGCGTTGATGGATGTTACGGCAACGGGGGCCTTTCCGCTGCTTTTATCAGTGACTTTGGGGGTGGAGAAAGAGCCAACGGGCAACGAAATAATCGAGGGGATAAGCCGCGAAGCACGAGGCATCGGTTTAGACCCCAACCAGGTTCTTATGGAGAAAACTGAAGACAACTTCGAGGCGGTGCAGACGGGCGCTGGCTTAACTGTGGTTGGCTTGGCAAACGAGGATGAATTACGGTTAGGAAAGACGTTGCCTGGCGATTTAATTGTGGCGATTGGTCGACCTAAAGTCGGGGATGAAGTGGTTGCGGCGGAGGCTCATGGGGAAATAGCGGACCTCAGAAACGTAACGCAGCTTGCGCAGAGAAAATACGTTCATGACATCGCCCCGGTGGGTGGCTTTGGCATCGCAGGTGAAGCTAAGATGATGGCGTATGGAGTGGGCAGGCAACTGCGGATGTTGGAAGTGCCTGGTTTGGACCTGGAGAAATCTGCGGGTCCAGCCACAGTTGTACTTGTAACCATCGATGAGAAGAGACTGGAGGATTTACGGGCGCTTATCCCAAAACCCATCAATGTGGTAGCCGAAATCCTGTAG
- a CDS encoding glycoside hydrolase family 5 protein, whose product MLTVFTTTTVQAATASPLHTSGSYILDANGNTIYLRGVGVAGMAPNLILWGSGGKDAWSDQWNANPTSVMDQTFSVLQSQWHVNMIRVFVYPSWYYRDNIAPSQEDSNYAGQTTPISTRGYLRTLCQEANKYGIYVNIVPYMLTPSSSSSNIDPYATDSYAWQGLPILGWDDAGEEFLSDAGYGNNEQAFWSWFWTDMANNLKDYPNAIFEAWNEPGWTGADTEAIPSGYMTYLQTMYSAIRGTGATNLIFMQWRMGYYPNSYGSDLSWAADIDSHLHPTNVVYTTHFYYYSPTDLTKYWAKDYSTLKSQVQTAISSMGVNAPLVINEEGSCTSSSTNKQNDCTWWQNLILAQRDLGVGACAYYWLSDSGLGAIFSGETMLSSGYTPNTMGQSFISAYAGETVTPTPTSQPTATPTATPTPSPTPTPTQPVLESPTINPLNGRYWITPVPADASTGKVTQTQTATGVTGYIPGDCYGCYPTIANGNGYPYWDLRNTPYLSFDFWADEFWQGDLQDHAGLSIIILDATNNGWNPSEESACDLSTKYGHAVTLQDGTIMRVANSSAPVHYTIDLRNVGVPLNHVSQVVWSLRPGMKGISCSYNITNAQLSSSGDISTPTTTPTPTPTATPTPSPSPTPTVTPTPTPTATPTATPTATPTPTPTPTATPTPTPTATPTATPTPTATPTATPTPTATPSPTPTATPTPTPTSTPTPTPTPTATPKPTKTPKPTATPTPTPKPTATPTATPTPTPTPTATPTPTPTATPTATPTPTASSSPTATPSPTQTTSTTSKNPSNSTSTDPTATPTSTTTPTKTPTPTPTVKSTATPTATPAPTTYSFNFYNFYSPWRVLSWTGVNSMFTFFG is encoded by the coding sequence ATGCTTACAGTTTTCACGACAACGACTGTTCAAGCAGCAACGGCTTCGCCGCTTCACACGTCCGGCTCCTACATTTTGGATGCCAACGGCAACACCATTTATCTGCGGGGGGTTGGCGTTGCAGGTATGGCGCCTAACCTGATACTTTGGGGGTCAGGCGGAAAAGATGCGTGGAGTGACCAATGGAATGCTAATCCCACGTCTGTGATGGATCAGACGTTTTCGGTTTTGCAGAGCCAGTGGCATGTGAACATGATTCGCGTGTTTGTATATCCCAGCTGGTATTACCGCGATAACATCGCGCCTTCACAAGAAGACTCAAACTACGCAGGCCAAACTACCCCCATTAGCACCCGCGGATATCTGCGTACGCTATGCCAGGAAGCTAACAAATATGGCATCTACGTTAATATTGTGCCCTATATGCTAACGCCCTCATCGAGCTCTTCTAACATAGATCCATATGCAACTGACTCTTATGCCTGGCAGGGTTTGCCGATTTTGGGATGGGACGATGCCGGCGAGGAGTTCCTCTCTGATGCAGGTTACGGTAACAATGAGCAGGCGTTTTGGAGCTGGTTCTGGACAGATATGGCCAATAACCTAAAAGATTACCCTAACGCAATCTTTGAGGCATGGAATGAACCCGGCTGGACCGGCGCAGATACGGAAGCTATTCCAAGCGGCTACATGACATACCTGCAAACCATGTATAGTGCCATACGTGGTACAGGCGCAACCAACCTTATCTTTATGCAGTGGCGAATGGGCTATTACCCCAACAGCTATGGCTCTGACCTGAGCTGGGCAGCGGACATCGACAGCCACCTGCACCCAACTAACGTTGTCTACACAACCCATTTCTACTATTATTCGCCAACTGACCTAACTAAGTACTGGGCAAAAGATTACAGCACCCTCAAATCGCAGGTGCAAACAGCCATCAGCAGCATGGGAGTCAATGCCCCCTTAGTTATCAACGAAGAAGGCTCATGCACATCAAGCTCCACCAACAAGCAAAACGATTGCACTTGGTGGCAAAACCTGATTTTGGCTCAACGCGACTTAGGCGTGGGTGCATGCGCATATTATTGGTTGAGCGATTCGGGTTTAGGCGCCATCTTCTCTGGAGAAACTATGCTGTCAAGCGGCTATACTCCTAACACAATGGGGCAATCATTCATCTCTGCCTACGCCGGCGAAACCGTAACTCCAACGCCGACAAGCCAGCCTACGGCAACGCCGACTGCCACTCCAACTCCATCGCCTACGCCAACGCCCACCCAACCCGTCTTGGAAAGCCCAACCATTAACCCCTTAAACGGCAGATACTGGATCACGCCGGTTCCAGCAGATGCAAGCACGGGCAAAGTAACCCAGACGCAAACAGCGACGGGCGTGACGGGTTACATCCCAGGCGACTGCTATGGCTGTTACCCCACCATCGCTAACGGAAACGGCTACCCCTACTGGGACCTAAGAAACACGCCCTACTTGTCCTTTGATTTCTGGGCTGACGAGTTCTGGCAGGGAGACCTTCAAGATCACGCAGGTCTATCTATAATTATTCTTGATGCGACGAACAACGGCTGGAATCCCTCAGAGGAATCAGCCTGTGACCTTTCAACCAAATATGGCCATGCGGTTACGCTCCAGGACGGCACCATCATGCGTGTGGCTAACTCTTCAGCGCCTGTACATTACACCATTGACTTGAGAAATGTGGGCGTTCCATTAAACCATGTTAGCCAGGTTGTTTGGAGCCTACGCCCTGGGATGAAAGGGATTTCATGCAGCTACAACATAACTAATGCTCAGCTATCATCGAGTGGAGATATCTCTACTCCCACCACGACGCCAACTCCAACTCCGACAGCTACTCCTACACCATCTCCAAGCCCCACGCCGACTGTAACACCTACACCTACTCCTACGGCCACACCGACAGCTACGCCAACTGCAACTCCTACCCCAACCCCAACTCCAACCGCTACCCCCACTCCAACACCTACAGCTACTCCGACAGCCACTCCGACCCCAACAGCCACACCCACCGCTACCCCTACACCTACAGCCACTCCATCGCCAACTCCAACCGCGACACCAACACCAACGCCGACGTCGACTCCAACTCCTACACCTACTCCAACAGCTACGCCAAAGCCGACCAAGACACCTAAACCAACAGCCACCCCAACCCCCACACCTAAACCAACAGCTACGCCAACCGCAACACCTACCCCCACCCCAACTCCAACCGCTACCCCCACTCCAACACCTACAGCTACTCCGACAGCCACACCGACCCCAACAGCCAGTTCGTCGCCGACAGCAACTCCGAGCCCCACCCAAACGACGTCGACAACATCAAAAAACCCCTCTAACTCAACATCAACCGACCCTACAGCCACCCCAACATCCACAACTACACCCACTAAGACGCCAACTCCAACACCGACCGTCAAGTCAACAGCAACCCCGACAGCCACGCCTGCACCAACGACTTACTCGTTTAACTTCTACAACTTCTACTCGCCATGGCGAGTCCTCTCATGGACGGGCGTAAACTCGATGTTTACCTTCTTTGGGTAA